Proteins from one Pontibacter korlensis genomic window:
- the asnB gene encoding asparagine synthase B, whose product MCGIVCAFELKEASDALRPQILEMAKCIRHRGPDWSGIFSNDKAILAHERLAIVDPTSGKQPLFSQDGKLVLAANGEIYNHLDLKERLNIDYNFQTKSDCEVILALYKEKGIKFLDDLNGIFGFAIYDIENDEYLIARDHMGIIPLYIGWDFNGTFYVASELKALEGKCGKIELFPPGHYLSSKEEGFQKWYDRDWMEYKNVAENETNIQELREALEAAVHRQLMSDVPYGVLLSGGLDSSITSAIAKKYAEKRIESKDVDPAWWPRLHSFAIGLEGSPDLAAAQKVADHIGTVHHEIKFTIQEGIDALRDVIYHLETYDVTTVRASTPMYLMARAIKAMGIKMVLSGEGADEIFGGYLYFHKAPNAKEFHEETVRKLDKLHMYDCLRANKSLCAWGIEGRVPFLDKEFMDVAMRLNPHDKLINGERMEKWVLRKAFEDYLPASVAWRQKEQFSDGVGYSWIDTLKEMVNEKVSDEQLANARFRFPIQTPSTKEEYYYRSIFSEHFPSDAAALSVPSVPSVACSTPVALEWDEAFKNLNDPSGRAVANVHADAYKKDLLSEVSN is encoded by the coding sequence GTGTGTGGAATTGTATGTGCCTTCGAACTGAAGGAGGCTTCTGATGCCCTACGGCCTCAGATCTTAGAAATGGCGAAATGCATTCGCCACCGTGGACCAGATTGGAGCGGTATATTTAGTAATGACAAAGCTATTCTGGCGCATGAGCGTCTTGCCATAGTAGATCCTACTTCGGGTAAGCAGCCTCTATTCAGCCAGGATGGAAAGCTTGTGCTTGCAGCCAATGGCGAAATTTATAATCACCTGGATCTAAAAGAAAGGCTTAATATAGACTACAATTTCCAGACTAAGTCAGACTGTGAGGTTATTCTTGCGCTTTACAAAGAGAAAGGCATTAAGTTTCTGGACGACCTCAATGGCATATTTGGGTTCGCCATCTACGATATAGAGAACGACGAGTACCTGATTGCCCGCGACCACATGGGTATCATTCCGCTGTACATTGGCTGGGATTTTAACGGTACGTTCTATGTGGCTTCTGAACTCAAAGCTTTGGAAGGGAAGTGCGGAAAAATAGAGTTGTTTCCTCCTGGCCACTACTTGTCCAGTAAAGAAGAAGGTTTCCAGAAATGGTATGACCGTGATTGGATGGAGTATAAGAATGTAGCAGAGAATGAGACAAACATACAAGAGCTACGGGAAGCATTAGAGGCTGCAGTTCATCGCCAACTGATGAGCGACGTGCCTTACGGTGTATTACTTTCAGGTGGATTAGATTCCTCTATTACTTCTGCAATAGCAAAAAAGTATGCAGAGAAGCGGATAGAAAGTAAAGATGTTGACCCTGCCTGGTGGCCACGCCTGCACTCTTTTGCTATTGGCTTGGAAGGTTCGCCCGACTTGGCTGCAGCTCAGAAAGTGGCTGACCATATCGGGACGGTTCATCACGAAATAAAATTCACGATACAGGAGGGGATAGATGCATTGCGTGATGTTATCTATCACCTCGAGACGTATGATGTGACTACAGTTAGGGCTTCAACGCCTATGTACCTGATGGCTCGTGCCATTAAAGCTATGGGTATCAAAATGGTGCTTTCTGGCGAAGGGGCTGATGAGATCTTTGGAGGCTACTTATACTTCCACAAAGCTCCAAATGCCAAAGAGTTTCATGAGGAAACTGTTCGTAAGCTGGATAAGCTACACATGTACGACTGCCTGCGCGCTAATAAATCTTTGTGTGCCTGGGGGATTGAGGGACGTGTACCATTTCTGGACAAAGAGTTCATGGATGTTGCCATGCGTCTAAACCCACACGATAAGTTGATAAACGGAGAGCGAATGGAGAAGTGGGTGCTTCGAAAAGCATTTGAAGATTACCTTCCTGCTAGTGTGGCTTGGCGACAAAAGGAACAGTTCTCTGATGGGGTGGGGTACAGTTGGATTGATACATTGAAAGAAATGGTAAATGAAAAAGTTAGCGATGAGCAGCTGGCAAATGCGCGCTTTAGATTTCCAATACAGACACCCTCTACTAAGGAAGAGTATTATTACCGCTCTATTTTCTCTGAGCACTTTCCTAGTGATGCGGCGGCATTGTCCGTGCCATCCGTTCCTTCAGTTGCCTGCAGTACTCCGGTGGCATTGGAG